Proteins from one Streptomyces roseifaciens genomic window:
- the bla gene encoding class A beta-lactamase has protein sequence MKSIGAQPSRRTVLTLGAGTALAAAMSTGGTAYASTPAGDRVSRQLRELEREHSARLGVFARNMATGRTVVHRAGERFPMCSTFKTLAVAAVLRDLDHDGTFLAKRIHYTADYAKASGYDKITGKAENVANGMTVEELCGAAISYSDNAAANLLLTELGGPTAVTRFCRSVGDGTTRLDRWEPDLNSAEPDRITDTTTPRAIGRTYAQLVLGNALDPADRKRLTGWLLANTTSDQKFRAGFKGWTVADKTGSGSYGTSNDVGVVWTPKGSPVVVSVLTTKHEPKAAGDDALVRKAAELLAPALA, from the coding sequence TTGAAGAGCATAGGTGCACAGCCCTCCCGCCGCACGGTTCTCACCCTCGGTGCCGGCACGGCGCTGGCCGCCGCCATGTCCACGGGCGGGACGGCCTACGCATCGACGCCCGCAGGGGACCGGGTCTCCCGTCAGCTGCGCGAGCTGGAGCGCGAGCACTCCGCCCGCCTCGGGGTGTTCGCCCGCAACATGGCCACCGGCAGGACCGTCGTCCACCGCGCCGGCGAGCGCTTCCCCATGTGCTCGACGTTCAAGACGCTCGCCGTCGCGGCGGTCCTGCGGGACCTCGACCACGACGGCACGTTCCTCGCCAAGCGCATCCACTACACCGCCGACTACGCCAAGGCCTCCGGCTACGACAAGATCACCGGCAAGGCGGAGAACGTCGCCAACGGCATGACCGTCGAGGAACTCTGCGGCGCCGCCATCTCCTACAGCGACAACGCCGCGGCGAACCTCCTGCTCACCGAGCTGGGAGGCCCCACCGCCGTCACCCGCTTCTGCCGCTCGGTCGGCGACGGCACCACCCGGCTCGACCGGTGGGAGCCCGACCTGAACTCGGCGGAGCCGGACCGGATCACCGACACCACGACCCCCCGCGCCATCGGACGGACCTACGCGCAGCTCGTCCTCGGCAACGCCCTGGACCCGGCGGACCGCAAGCGGCTGACCGGATGGCTGCTCGCCAACACCACCAGTGACCAGAAGTTCCGCGCGGGCTTCAAGGGCTGGACCGTCGCGGACAAGACCGGCTCCGGGAGCTACGGCACCAGCAACGACGTGGGCGTCGTCTGGACCCCGAAGGGGTCGCCGGTCGTCGTCTCCGTCCTCACGACCAAGCACGAGCCCAAGGCGGCGGGGGACGACGCGCTCGTCCGCAAGGCCGCCGAGCTCCTGGCTCCCGCCCTCGCCTGA
- a CDS encoding DUF3515 family protein translates to MQQPWTRGSRGLPVVAAALLVAAGSSSTSGAAARAAPRPTGQQAAHCRALHAELPTALAGLERGTSRPVPEFTADWGDPAVVLRCGIPRPEVLTVGSKSFDRYAPVWETGGIRWFVEQLPGGSVRCIADHRAAFVEVFVPKEYGGDGTGQTVLSELTALIAATIPEGYV, encoded by the coding sequence GTGCAGCAGCCTTGGACCCGCGGGTCACGTGGTCTGCCCGTCGTCGCGGCGGCGCTGCTCGTCGCCGCCGGATCGTCGTCCACGAGCGGTGCCGCGGCCCGTGCCGCGCCCAGGCCGACGGGGCAGCAGGCCGCTCATTGCCGCGCGCTGCACGCGGAGCTGCCCACCGCGCTGGCCGGGCTGGAGCGGGGGACGTCCCGTCCCGTCCCGGAGTTCACCGCGGACTGGGGCGACCCGGCGGTCGTGCTGCGCTGCGGGATTCCGCGCCCCGAGGTCCTGACGGTGGGATCCAAGAGCTTCGACCGCTACGCCCCCGTGTGGGAGACCGGCGGCATCAGGTGGTTCGTGGAGCAGCTGCCCGGTGGCAGTGTTCGCTGCATAGCCGACCACCGTGCCGCCTTCGTGGAGGTGTTCGTGCCGAAGGAGTACGGCGGTGACGGGACCGGGCAGACCGTCCTCAGCGAGCTGACCGCGCTCATCGCTGCGACCATCCCCGAAGGGTATGTCTGA
- a CDS encoding DUF5955 family protein: MTSTQQDGNGDEPRDHARGIVIHGTFSGNAQTGDHARAEYVHHAAGSGGRKEESAEVRELRQAVEALRAQLASLPAGSAPLPSPALQAAQSALDEVDDALPTADEPARGRIQRAVYAVTGALASAASLAEGVRALREAAAPWF, from the coding sequence ATGACCTCCACACAGCAGGACGGGAACGGGGACGAGCCGCGGGACCACGCGCGCGGCATCGTCATCCACGGCACCTTCAGCGGCAACGCGCAGACCGGTGACCACGCCCGGGCGGAGTACGTCCACCACGCGGCGGGATCCGGTGGCCGGAAGGAGGAGTCCGCCGAGGTACGGGAGCTGCGGCAGGCCGTGGAGGCCCTGCGCGCCCAGCTCGCGTCCCTGCCGGCCGGCAGCGCGCCCCTGCCGTCACCCGCCCTTCAAGCCGCGCAGTCCGCGCTGGACGAGGTGGACGACGCGCTGCCGACGGCCGACGAGCCGGCGCGGGGTCGGATCCAGCGGGCGGTGTACGCGGTGACCGGGGCCCTGGCCTCGGCGGCGTCGCTCGCCGAGGGCGTCAGGGCACTGCGGGAGGCAGCAGCTCCATGGTTCTGA
- a CDS encoding S26 family signal peptidase has product MTAGSALRRRLRGAAAVAAGAALGAAVCLARGLVVVTVRGTSMAPAFRDGDRVLVRRGPRPAVGQVVVAERPASGGMWPRPPVRAEAGAAGVHGRDWLIKRVAALPGDLVPLDCVPALATAPEERVPPGQVVLLGDNGRVSFDSREVGYFPLERVLGTVLRRR; this is encoded by the coding sequence GTGACGGCCGGGTCCGCGCTGCGGCGGCGGCTGCGCGGCGCGGCTGCGGTCGCGGCGGGCGCGGCGCTGGGTGCGGCCGTGTGCCTGGCGCGCGGCCTGGTCGTGGTCACCGTCCGCGGCACGAGCATGGCGCCGGCCTTCCGGGACGGCGACCGCGTCCTGGTCCGGCGCGGCCCGCGGCCGGCCGTGGGACAGGTCGTGGTGGCCGAGCGGCCCGCGAGCGGCGGCATGTGGCCCCGGCCGCCGGTGCGCGCCGAGGCGGGCGCGGCCGGCGTCCACGGCCGCGACTGGCTGATCAAACGCGTGGCCGCGCTCCCCGGCGACCTCGTCCCGCTCGACTGCGTCCCCGCCCTGGCCACGGCGCCCGAGGAGCGCGTACCGCCCGGCCAGGTGGTCCTCCTCGGCGACAACGGCAGGGTGAGCTTCGATTCGCGGGAGGTCGGCTACTTCCCGCTGGAGCGCGTCCTGGGAACGGTGCTGCGCCGGCGGTGA
- a CDS encoding ABC transporter ATP-binding protein yields MNGQDHGRRQAAPGPGPGPAPGPGPGPGPGPASSPGAPAGPGPGPASGPADAAGLPPAPSGGLLATTRRIAAATALVASAAPAALACYLVLTLMAGALPVVTAWLTKLMLDGLGSGASLGTLVGLGAGLAAAGTVIAVVPQISQYLRRELDRRVGLLADDRLFRAVEGFAGLGRFEDPRFLDRLRLAQSSGGGMPNQAVDGAVGIARSALTIGGFLGSLSLLSPWMTALVLVAAVPTLVSEVAMARRKARTLWDVGPVERRQMFYSELLSSVEAAKEIRLFGTGAFLRGRMLADRRTADAAKRAVDRREAVVQSGLGLLAALVSGGGLLWAVGAAHAGTLSAGDVVMFVAAVAGIQGALATLASEVARSHQALLMFDHYLVVAGAGPDLPVPLQPAALPPLGRGIELRDVWFRYSEEHPWVLRGASLHLRRGEVLALVGLNGAGKSTLVKLLCRFYDPERGAILWDGVDIRTVDVAELRRRIGAVFQDYMHYDMTAAENIALGDLAALGDRPRIEAAAERAGIHAKLAGLPYGYDTLLSRRFFMESDKDNPETGVVLSGGQRQRLALARAFLRDQRDLMILDEPSAGLDAEAEHEIHTALRRHRGERTSLLISHRLGAVRDADVIAVLEDGRVVEQGPHAELIGSGGRYARLFTLQAAGYQAGTDTDAGSEPAFTGEPR; encoded by the coding sequence ATGAACGGGCAGGACCACGGCCGGCGGCAGGCGGCCCCCGGCCCGGGCCCGGGTCCCGCACCGGGTCCCGGCCCGGGCCCTGGACCGGGCCCCGCATCCTCCCCCGGGGCACCGGCCGGCCCGGGCCCCGGGCCGGCCTCCGGCCCTGCCGACGCCGCCGGCCTCCCGCCCGCACCCTCCGGCGGCCTCCTGGCCACCACCCGGCGGATCGCCGCGGCCACCGCGCTGGTGGCGAGCGCGGCTCCCGCGGCCCTCGCGTGCTACCTGGTGCTGACGCTGATGGCCGGCGCCCTCCCCGTGGTCACCGCCTGGCTGACCAAGCTGATGCTCGACGGGCTGGGTTCGGGCGCCTCCCTCGGCACGCTGGTGGGCCTGGGCGCAGGGCTCGCCGCGGCCGGGACCGTCATCGCGGTCGTACCCCAGATCAGCCAGTACCTGCGGCGCGAACTCGACCGCAGGGTCGGGCTGCTCGCCGACGACCGGCTGTTCAGGGCCGTGGAGGGCTTCGCCGGCCTGGGGCGCTTCGAGGACCCGCGCTTCCTGGACCGGCTGCGGCTCGCGCAGAGCTCCGGCGGCGGCATGCCCAACCAGGCCGTCGACGGAGCCGTCGGCATCGCCCGCAGCGCCCTCACCATCGGCGGGTTCCTCGGCTCGCTCTCCCTGCTGAGCCCGTGGATGACCGCCCTGGTGCTGGTCGCCGCGGTGCCCACGCTGGTTTCCGAGGTCGCCATGGCGCGGCGCAAGGCGCGCACGCTGTGGGACGTCGGCCCGGTCGAGCGCCGGCAGATGTTCTACAGCGAGCTGCTGTCGAGCGTCGAAGCGGCCAAGGAGATACGGCTCTTCGGCACCGGCGCGTTCCTGCGGGGCCGGATGCTGGCCGACCGGCGTACGGCCGACGCCGCCAAGCGCGCGGTGGACCGGCGGGAGGCCGTCGTCCAGTCCGGGCTCGGGCTGCTGGCCGCGCTCGTCTCCGGCGGCGGACTGCTGTGGGCGGTGGGCGCCGCGCACGCCGGCACCCTGTCGGCCGGCGACGTCGTCATGTTCGTGGCGGCGGTGGCCGGCATCCAGGGCGCGCTGGCCACCCTGGCGAGCGAAGTGGCCCGCTCGCACCAGGCCTTGCTGATGTTCGACCACTACCTCGTGGTCGCGGGCGCCGGGCCGGACCTGCCCGTGCCCCTGCAGCCGGCCGCGCTGCCGCCGCTGGGCCGCGGCATCGAGCTGCGCGACGTGTGGTTCCGGTACTCCGAGGAGCACCCGTGGGTGCTGCGCGGCGCCAGCCTGCACCTGCGCCGGGGCGAGGTGCTGGCGCTCGTCGGGCTCAACGGCGCCGGCAAGTCCACGCTGGTGAAGCTGCTGTGCCGGTTCTACGATCCCGAGCGCGGCGCGATCCTGTGGGACGGCGTGGACATCCGTACGGTCGACGTGGCTGAGCTGCGGCGGCGCATCGGCGCGGTGTTCCAGGACTACATGCACTACGACATGACGGCGGCGGAGAACATCGCCCTCGGCGACCTCGCGGCGCTCGGCGACCGCCCGCGGATCGAGGCGGCCGCGGAGCGCGCGGGCATCCACGCCAAGCTCGCCGGTCTGCCGTACGGGTACGACACGCTGCTGTCGCGGAGGTTCTTCATGGAGTCCGACAAGGACAACCCGGAGACCGGTGTGGTCCTCTCCGGCGGCCAGCGGCAGCGGCTCGCGCTCGCCCGCGCGTTCCTGCGGGACCAGCGCGACCTGATGATCCTCGACGAGCCGTCGGCGGGGCTCGACGCCGAGGCGGAGCACGAGATCCACACCGCGCTGCGGCGCCACCGCGGCGAGCGGACCAGCCTCCTCATCTCCCACCGCCTGGGCGCGGTGCGCGACGCCGACGTCATCGCCGTCCTGGAGGACGGACGCGTCGTGGAACAGGGCCCGCACGCCGAGCTGATCGGCTCCGGCGGCCGCTACGCGCGCCTCTTCACCCTCCAAGCGGCCGGCTACCAGGCCGGCACGGACACCGACGCCGGGAGCGAGCCCGCGTTCACCGGGGAGCCCCGGTGA
- a CDS encoding TlpA family protein disulfide reductase has translation MPVLIAAVVLVGLLCTLDLILTLGVIKRLRDHTAMLSKMADGNAPGRPPVIKVGEEVGEFQAVAVDGEVLTRESLSGDTLVAFFSPSCGPCHEMLPKFAEYARTLPGGRKQVLAVVVGTPERAKGQVAELSPVARVVVQGSEPVMTDAFQIMGFPTLLEVASDGAGRPVIARNNVNLDSPVVAA, from the coding sequence ATGCCCGTCCTGATCGCGGCGGTGGTCCTGGTGGGACTGCTCTGTACGCTGGACCTGATCCTCACCCTGGGGGTGATCAAGCGGCTGCGGGACCACACCGCGATGCTGTCCAAGATGGCCGACGGCAACGCGCCCGGCAGACCGCCCGTCATCAAGGTCGGCGAAGAGGTGGGCGAGTTCCAGGCCGTCGCCGTCGACGGCGAGGTGCTGACCCGCGAGTCGCTGTCGGGCGACACCCTGGTGGCGTTCTTCTCCCCCAGCTGCGGCCCGTGCCACGAGATGCTGCCGAAGTTCGCTGAGTACGCGCGGACGCTGCCCGGCGGCCGGAAGCAGGTGCTGGCCGTGGTGGTCGGCACGCCCGAGCGCGCCAAGGGGCAGGTCGCCGAGCTGAGCCCGGTCGCCCGCGTCGTGGTGCAGGGCAGCGAGCCCGTCATGACCGACGCCTTCCAGATCATGGGGTTCCCGACGCTGCTCGAGGTCGCCTCGGACGGCGCCGGCAGGCCCGTGATCGCGCGCAACAACGTGAACCTGGATTCCCCCGTCGTAGCCGCATGA
- a CDS encoding MauE/DoxX family redox-associated membrane protein — MGYLAIGIHCLIGVVFFASSLGKSTGRRAFDRFVVSVEGMRIMPSHRARSVARAVVAAECAVCVSLAVPVTAATVAGLVIAAGLLAVFTAAIAVSVRRGVRTPCRCFGASASPLGPRHIVRNLALTAAAVTGAAAVAVSGATTPGGATVAVLGGLLLGGLVAALDDILDLFRPIGEAPGLAPRPVVPADSQPAPNRLRTGSRPAPNRLRTDSK; from the coding sequence GTGGGCTATCTGGCGATCGGCATCCACTGTCTGATCGGCGTGGTCTTCTTCGCCTCGTCCCTCGGCAAGTCAACGGGGCGAAGAGCGTTCGACCGCTTCGTGGTCTCGGTGGAGGGCATGCGGATCATGCCCTCACACCGGGCCCGGTCGGTGGCCCGGGCCGTGGTGGCCGCCGAGTGCGCGGTGTGCGTGAGCCTCGCCGTGCCGGTGACGGCCGCCACGGTGGCGGGACTGGTGATCGCAGCGGGGCTGCTGGCGGTCTTCACGGCCGCCATCGCGGTCTCCGTACGGCGGGGAGTGCGCACGCCCTGCCGGTGTTTCGGCGCCTCGGCGAGCCCGCTGGGGCCGAGACACATCGTGCGCAACCTCGCCCTCACGGCCGCGGCGGTCACCGGCGCGGCGGCCGTCGCCGTGTCCGGGGCGACCACCCCGGGCGGCGCCACTGTGGCGGTGCTCGGCGGTCTGCTCCTGGGCGGGCTGGTCGCCGCGCTCGACGACATCCTCGATCTGTTCCGGCCCATCGGCGAGGCCCCGGGCCTCGCCCCGCGGCCGGTGGTTCCGGCCGACTCCCAACCGGCTCCGAACCGGCTCCGAACCGGCTCCCGGCCGGCTCCGAACCGGCTCCGGACCGACTCCAAGTGA
- the argC gene encoding N-acetyl-gamma-glutamyl-phosphate reductase — MVRTAVAGASGYAGGELLRLLLGHPGVEIGAVTAASNAGRPVGEVQPHLAPLAGRTFEETSPQVLAGHDVVFLALPHGQSAALARELAPDVLVVDCGADFRLKDAGEWERFYGSAHAGTWPYGLPELPGGRDALKDARRIAVPGCYPTAVSLALFPAYAAGLAGPEAVIVAASGTSGAGKAAKPHLLGSEVMGSAAAYGVGGSHRHTPEIAQNLSAAAGRPVSISFTPVLVPMPRGILATCSAPALPGVTADALRSAYAQAYAEEPFVHLLPEGQQPTTGAVVGSNTVLVQVALDEAAGRIVVVSAIDNLTKGTAGGAVQSMNIALGLPEELGLPVTGVAP, encoded by the coding sequence ATGGTGCGCACAGCTGTGGCGGGCGCGAGTGGATACGCGGGCGGTGAGTTGCTGCGGCTGCTGCTGGGGCATCCCGGCGTCGAGATCGGCGCGGTGACGGCCGCCTCCAATGCCGGACGGCCCGTGGGGGAGGTGCAGCCCCACCTCGCCCCGCTGGCCGGAAGGACCTTCGAGGAAACCTCCCCGCAGGTCCTCGCCGGGCACGACGTCGTCTTCCTCGCCCTGCCGCACGGTCAGTCCGCGGCACTGGCCCGCGAATTGGCCCCGGACGTCCTCGTCGTCGACTGCGGTGCGGACTTCCGGTTGAAGGACGCGGGGGAGTGGGAGCGGTTCTACGGTTCGGCGCATGCGGGCACGTGGCCGTACGGGCTGCCGGAGCTGCCCGGCGGGCGGGATGCGCTGAAGGATGCGCGGCGCATCGCTGTCCCCGGCTGTTACCCGACCGCGGTGTCGCTGGCGCTGTTCCCGGCGTACGCGGCGGGGCTGGCGGGGCCGGAGGCGGTGATCGTGGCGGCGTCGGGGACGTCGGGTGCGGGCAAGGCGGCCAAGCCGCACCTGCTCGGCTCCGAGGTCATGGGCTCGGCCGCTGCCTACGGCGTGGGCGGCTCCCACCGGCACACGCCCGAGATCGCCCAGAACCTCTCCGCGGCCGCCGGACGGCCCGTCAGCATCTCGTTCACCCCGGTCCTCGTGCCCATGCCCCGCGGCATCCTCGCCACCTGCTCGGCCCCGGCGCTGCCCGGAGTGACCGCCGACGCGCTCCGGTCGGCCTATGCGCAGGCGTACGCGGAGGAGCCCTTCGTCCACCTGCTGCCGGAAGGGCAACAGCCCACCACCGGAGCCGTGGTCGGCTCCAACACCGTGCTGGTGCAGGTGGCGCTGGACGAGGCGGCCGGGCGGATCGTCGTGGTGAGCGCGATCGACAACCTGACCAAGGGCACCGCCGGCGGCGCGGTGCAGAGCATGAACATCGCCCTCGGCCTCCCCGAGGAGCTGGGCCTGCCCGTCACCGGGGTGGCCCCGTGA
- the argJ gene encoding bifunctional glutamate N-acetyltransferase/amino-acid acetyltransferase ArgJ, whose protein sequence is MSVTAAKGFAAAGIAAGIKESGSPDLALVVNRGPRLTAAGVFTANRVKAAPVVWSQQVLEGGRVSAVVLNSGGANACTGPDGFRDTRATAEKAAEALGHSAGEIAVASTGLIGVRLPMDRLLPGIGIAVGELSELGGEKAAIAIKTTDTVHKTAVVQGEGWTVGGMAKGAGMLAPGLATMLVVLTTDADVDAAGLDAALRAATRKTFDRVDSDGCMSTNDTVLLLASGAAEVTPAQDVFAEAVRAVCDDLARQLIGDAEGASKDIRIEVINAATEDDAVEVGRSIARNNLLKCALHGEDPNWGRVLSAIGTTSAAFDPDKLNVAINDVWVCRNGSVGDDRDLVDMRYREVRITADLAEGGESAVIWANDLTADYVHENSAYSS, encoded by the coding sequence GTGAGCGTCACCGCAGCGAAGGGATTCGCGGCCGCGGGCATCGCCGCCGGGATCAAGGAGAGCGGCAGCCCCGACCTGGCCCTGGTCGTCAACCGCGGCCCGCGCCTGACCGCCGCCGGCGTCTTCACCGCCAACCGCGTCAAGGCCGCGCCCGTGGTGTGGTCGCAGCAGGTCCTGGAAGGCGGCCGGGTCTCGGCCGTGGTCCTCAACTCCGGCGGCGCCAACGCCTGCACGGGACCGGACGGCTTCCGGGACACCCGCGCCACCGCCGAGAAGGCGGCCGAGGCGCTGGGGCACAGTGCGGGAGAGATCGCCGTGGCGTCCACGGGACTGATCGGCGTGAGGCTGCCGATGGACCGGCTGCTGCCGGGCATCGGCATAGCGGTCGGCGAACTCTCGGAGCTCGGTGGTGAGAAGGCCGCCATCGCCATCAAGACCACGGACACCGTGCACAAGACGGCCGTGGTCCAGGGCGAGGGCTGGACCGTGGGCGGCATGGCCAAGGGTGCGGGCATGCTCGCCCCGGGCCTGGCGACCATGCTGGTGGTCCTGACCACCGATGCTGACGTCGACGCCGCCGGTCTCGACGCCGCTCTGCGCGCCGCGACCCGGAAGACCTTCGACCGGGTCGACTCCGACGGGTGCATGTCCACCAACGACACGGTGCTGCTGCTCGCCTCGGGCGCCGCCGAAGTGACCCCCGCCCAGGACGTGTTCGCCGAGGCCGTCCGGGCCGTCTGCGACGACCTGGCCCGTCAGCTGATCGGTGACGCCGAGGGCGCCAGCAAGGACATCCGCATCGAGGTGATCAATGCTGCCACCGAGGACGACGCGGTCGAGGTCGGGCGCTCCATCGCCCGGAACAACCTCCTCAAGTGCGCCCTCCACGGCGAGGACCCCAACTGGGGCCGGGTGCTCTCGGCGATCGGTACGACGTCCGCCGCCTTCGACCCGGACAAGCTCAACGTGGCCATCAACGACGTCTGGGTCTGCCGGAACGGCTCCGTCGGCGACGACCGCGACCTCGTCGACATGCGCTACCGGGAGGTGCGCATCACCGCGGACCTGGCCGAGGGCGGCGAGTCCGCCGTCATCTGGGCCAACGACCTCACCGCCGACTACGTCCACGAGAACAGCGCGTACTCCTCATGA
- the argB gene encoding acetylglutamate kinase, which produces MNNKARTVIEALPWLRRFHGKTVVVKFGGNAMVDEELKAAFAQDVVSLRYAGLRPVVVHGGGPQISAQLDRLGLESEFKAGLRVTTPEAMEVVRMVLAGQVQRELVGLINRHGPFAVGMTGEDAHTMTATKRYADVDGERVDIGLVGDIVAVEPETLEALLACGRIPVVSPVARGADGEIYNINADLAAAALAEALGAEKLIVLTDVEGLYADWPRSTDVIRSLTAGELEALLPRLASGMVPKMEGCLRAVRAGVRTAHVLDGRVPHSLLLEVFTGEGVGTAVVPDPPPPAAALVAGPAGPAGAVRERVSA; this is translated from the coding sequence ATGAACAACAAAGCCCGTACCGTCATCGAAGCCCTGCCCTGGCTCCGGCGCTTCCACGGCAAGACCGTCGTCGTCAAGTTCGGCGGCAACGCCATGGTCGACGAGGAGCTGAAGGCCGCCTTCGCCCAGGACGTCGTCTCGCTGCGCTACGCGGGGCTGCGCCCCGTGGTGGTGCACGGCGGCGGTCCGCAGATCAGTGCGCAGCTGGACCGGCTGGGCCTGGAGTCGGAGTTCAAGGCCGGCCTGAGGGTGACCACGCCGGAGGCCATGGAGGTCGTCCGCATGGTGCTCGCCGGGCAGGTGCAGCGCGAACTCGTCGGCCTGATCAACCGTCACGGACCCTTCGCCGTAGGCATGACGGGCGAGGACGCCCACACGATGACGGCCACCAAGCGCTACGCCGACGTCGACGGCGAACGCGTCGACATCGGGCTCGTCGGCGACATCGTCGCGGTGGAGCCGGAGACGCTGGAGGCGCTCCTGGCCTGCGGCCGCATCCCCGTCGTCTCGCCCGTCGCGCGCGGCGCGGACGGCGAGATCTACAACATCAACGCCGACCTGGCCGCGGCCGCCCTCGCGGAGGCCCTGGGCGCCGAGAAGCTGATCGTCCTCACCGACGTCGAGGGCCTCTACGCGGACTGGCCCCGCAGCACGGACGTCATCCGCAGTCTGACGGCCGGTGAGCTGGAGGCCCTGCTGCCGCGCCTGGCCAGCGGGATGGTGCCCAAGATGGAGGGCTGCCTGCGGGCGGTGCGCGCCGGGGTGCGCACGGCACACGTCCTGGACGGGCGGGTCCCGCACTCCCTGCTGCTGGAGGTCTTCACGGGCGAGGGCGTCGGCACGGCCGTCGTCCCCGATCCACCACCGCCTGCAGCGGCCCTCGTCGCAGGGCCTGCCGGCCCCGCCGGTGCCGTCCGGGAGAGGGTTTCCGCATGA
- a CDS encoding acetylornithine transaminase has protein sequence MSGRQAPAPGRSGAALAGRWKGALMDTYGTPPLALVRGRGVTVEDADGRTYLDFIGGIAVNALGHGHPAVVEAVGRQLALLGHVSNLYVAEPPVRLAERLLELAGREGRVFFSNSGAEAVEAAFKIARRTGRTHMVTAVGGFHGRTMGALALTGQPAKQEPFLPLPGEVSHVPYGDVAALRAAVSERTAAVVLEPVQGENGVVPAPPGYLRAAREITEAAGALLVLDEIQTGMGRTGHWFAHRAAEVEPDVVTLAKGLGGGLPIGATLAFGRAAGLLTPGQHGSTFGGNPVTCAAALAVLATIEADGLLEHVRRVGERLRAGIEATGHPLLREVRGAGLLLGVVLTEPVAARAQLAAQEAGFLVNAPVPDVLRLAPPLILAEEQADAFVAALPGILGS, from the coding sequence ATGAGCGGGCGACAGGCCCCGGCCCCGGGGCGGAGCGGCGCCGCACTGGCGGGCCGGTGGAAGGGCGCGCTGATGGACACGTACGGCACGCCTCCGCTGGCGCTGGTGCGCGGCCGGGGCGTGACCGTCGAGGACGCGGACGGCCGCACGTACCTCGACTTCATCGGCGGCATCGCCGTCAACGCACTGGGCCACGGGCACCCGGCGGTGGTGGAGGCGGTCGGCCGGCAGCTCGCCCTCCTCGGCCACGTGTCCAACCTGTACGTGGCCGAGCCGCCCGTACGGCTGGCCGAGCGGCTGCTGGAACTGGCCGGCCGCGAGGGGCGGGTGTTCTTCTCCAACTCGGGGGCGGAGGCCGTCGAGGCCGCGTTCAAGATCGCGCGGCGGACGGGGCGCACCCACATGGTCACCGCCGTCGGCGGCTTCCACGGCCGCACGATGGGGGCCCTGGCGCTCACGGGCCAACCCGCCAAGCAGGAACCCTTCCTGCCGCTGCCCGGCGAGGTGAGTCACGTCCCGTACGGGGACGTGGCGGCGCTGCGGGCCGCGGTGAGCGAGCGGACCGCGGCGGTGGTCCTGGAGCCCGTACAGGGGGAGAACGGCGTCGTGCCGGCGCCACCCGGATACCTGCGGGCCGCCCGGGAGATCACCGAGGCCGCCGGGGCGCTGCTGGTGCTGGACGAGATCCAGACGGGCATGGGGCGCACCGGGCACTGGTTCGCCCACCGGGCCGCGGAAGTCGAGCCGGACGTCGTGACCCTCGCGAAGGGGCTGGGCGGCGGGCTGCCGATCGGGGCCACCCTCGCCTTCGGGCGGGCCGCCGGACTGCTGACGCCCGGTCAGCACGGCTCCACGTTCGGCGGGAACCCGGTGACGTGCGCGGCTGCGCTCGCCGTGCTCGCCACCATCGAGGCCGACGGCCTGCTGGAGCACGTCCGGCGCGTGGGCGAGCGGCTGCGGGCCGGCATCGAGGCGACGGGCCATCCGCTGCTGCGCGAGGTGCGGGGAGCGGGTCTGCTCCTGGGCGTGGTCCTCACCGAGCCGGTGGCGGCACGTGCCCAACTCGCCGCCCAGGAGGCCGGGTTCCTGGTGAACGCGCCGGTCCCGGACGTCCTGCGGCTCGCTCCGCCGCTCATTCTCGCCGAGGAGCAGGCGGACGCCTTCGTGGCGGCACTGCCGGGGATTCTGGGCTCCTGA